The following coding sequences lie in one Candidatus Eisenbacteria bacterium genomic window:
- a CDS encoding TonB-dependent receptor, whose protein sequence is MAANALRDRQGSLQRLRLQSPLLVREPPRRAQLERDRPVERVRQLRANPSGADPGRDLSRRRSDQRAALPRPRSRDSRLRGPAGRSREAGVGYRRGDDYLKLTGFWLDFRNEIVPSGQIGALGVPITGNAARSSHKGIEFEGGSRHRSGLELSGNLTLSRNRFKDYREYVDSVTVNDFGGNAIAGFPDRLANLNVGYRRGGALTTVGVVDVGRQYLDNTEDYRKDPSLRSAPGYQHKFVEAHTLLNATLSLDLARLTRTRPLGAEALALEVHAQNLTDLKYETAGYVYADVPYFYPASGRSVFVSLRAEF, encoded by the coding sequence GTGGCGGCGAACGCGCTACGCGATCGGCAAGGATCGCTACAACGGCTACGACTTCAATCTCCACTACTCGTTCGTGAGCCCCCGCGTAGGGCTCAACTGGAACGCGACCGACCGGTGGAACGCGTTCGGCAGCTTCGCGCAAACCCAAGTGGAGCCGATCCTGGGAGAGATCTATCGCGCCGACGATCCGACCAGCGTGCCGCTCTTCCGCGTCCTCGATCCCGCGATTCACGTCTACGAGGACCCGCTGGTCGATCCCGAGAAGCAGGCGTCGGATACCGCCGCGGCGACGACTACCTCAAGCTGACCGGGTTCTGGCTCGACTTCAGAAATGAGATCGTCCCGAGCGGCCAGATCGGCGCCCTGGGCGTGCCGATCACCGGGAACGCCGCGCGGTCCTCGCACAAGGGGATCGAGTTCGAGGGTGGGAGTCGGCACCGGAGCGGCCTGGAGCTTTCAGGCAACCTCACCCTGAGCCGGAATCGATTCAAAGATTACCGCGAGTACGTCGATTCGGTGACGGTGAACGATTTCGGAGGGAACGCGATCGCGGGATTCCCGGATCGTCTCGCGAACCTGAACGTCGGCTATCGCCGCGGCGGCGCGCTCACCACCGTGGGGGTGGTCGATGTGGGGCGCCAGTACCTCGACAACACGGAGGATTATCGAAAGGACCCCAGCCTTAGGTCGGCGCCCGGATACCAGCACAAATTCGTCGAGGCGCACACGCTGTTGAACGCCACGCTGTCGCTCGATCTCGCCCGCCTCACAAGGACCCGCCCGCTCGGCGCGGAGGCGTTGGCTCTCGAGGTCCACGCTCAGAATCTGACCGACCTCAAGTATGAGACGGCCGGATACGTCTACGCCGACGTGCCCTACTTCTACCCGGCGTCGGGCCGAAGCGTCTTCGTGAGCCTGAGGGCGGAATTTTGA
- a CDS encoding sodium:solute symporter family protein: protein MKSALQPVDLALVGAYFVFLLLVGLRFFGVARRDATEYLLMGRKLALPSFVATLVTTWYGGILGVGEFSYRFGISNWLVFGVPYLIAKRARRSRLYTVPDQLAAAYGRPAGLLGAVVIQILSSPAPYVLMLGVLLQTMFGGPLWVAILVGTVVSTGYSLRGGLRSVVRADNVQFILMYLGFLIALPLLALRYGGLDFLRAHLPATHFVWHGGNAPQYVFVWYLIALQTLVEPTFYQRAFAAVDERVAQRGVLISIGFWMIFDFLTTFTGLYARALMPQLADPVRAYPALAVEFLPPVLRGLFYLGLLATVMSTVDGYTFIGGVNFGRDLIWRWRQEADESRVNRYVQVGFLITAILALALALFFRSAVDLWHDVGSVGVPALLVPLLSSYSDRWRMSPRAAVIAIVAGGGVSLAWLLWRNFGGASAYPLGLEPIYPGLAVSALIWALRIRPATGNLPAKPVI from the coding sequence GTGAAATCCGCGCTCCAGCCGGTCGATCTCGCTCTCGTCGGGGCCTATTTCGTCTTCCTGCTCTTGGTCGGGCTCCGATTCTTCGGCGTCGCCCGGCGCGACGCCACCGAATACCTCCTCATGGGGCGCAAGCTCGCGCTCCCCTCGTTCGTGGCGACGCTCGTCACGACATGGTACGGCGGCATTCTCGGGGTCGGCGAGTTCAGTTATCGCTTCGGGATCTCCAACTGGCTGGTCTTCGGAGTTCCGTACCTGATCGCGAAGCGCGCGCGTCGTAGCCGCCTCTACACGGTTCCCGACCAGCTCGCGGCCGCGTACGGCAGGCCCGCGGGTCTCCTCGGGGCGGTCGTCATCCAGATCCTCTCGAGCCCCGCTCCCTACGTCCTCATGCTGGGCGTCCTGCTCCAGACGATGTTCGGGGGGCCGCTCTGGGTGGCGATCCTCGTGGGCACGGTCGTATCAACCGGCTACTCGCTCCGCGGCGGCCTCCGCTCCGTGGTGCGGGCCGACAACGTGCAGTTCATTCTCATGTACCTGGGCTTCCTGATCGCGCTGCCGCTCCTCGCCCTACGATACGGCGGGCTCGACTTTCTCCGCGCCCACCTTCCCGCGACGCACTTCGTCTGGCATGGCGGGAACGCGCCGCAGTACGTCTTTGTGTGGTACTTGATCGCGCTCCAGACCCTCGTCGAGCCGACCTTCTATCAGCGCGCCTTTGCCGCCGTCGACGAGCGCGTGGCCCAGCGAGGGGTCCTGATCTCGATCGGCTTCTGGATGATCTTCGACTTCCTGACGACATTCACCGGCCTCTACGCCCGGGCCCTCATGCCGCAGCTCGCGGATCCGGTTCGTGCCTACCCGGCCCTCGCGGTCGAGTTCCTCCCACCTGTTCTCCGGGGCCTTTTCTACCTCGGTCTCCTCGCGACCGTGATGTCGACCGTGGACGGCTACACGTTCATCGGAGGCGTGAATTTCGGACGCGATCTCATCTGGCGCTGGCGCCAGGAAGCAGACGAGTCGCGCGTGAATCGATATGTCCAAGTCGGATTCCTGATCACCGCGATCCTGGCGCTCGCGCTCGCGCTCTTCTTCCGCTCCGCCGTCGATCTGTGGCACGACGTGGGGTCCGTCGGCGTCCCCGCCCTGCTGGTTCCGCTGCTCTCTTCCTACAGTGATCGATGGCGGATGTCGCCGCGAGCGGCGGTCATCGCGATCGTTGCGGGTGGGGGAGTCTCGCTTGCGTGGTTGTTGTGGAGAAATTTCGGGGGAGCATCGGCGTACCCGCTCGGGCTCGAGCCGATCT